A region from the Acyrthosiphon pisum isolate AL4f chromosome A1, pea_aphid_22Mar2018_4r6ur, whole genome shotgun sequence genome encodes:
- the LOC100571300 gene encoding uncharacterized protein LOC100571300 — translation MVPKQETNRIIDSPDNEMDLPMFGSQLVDENSTTPYSDATQTKKNNPNHIKRPMNAFMVWSQLERRKICNDQPDMHNAEISKMLGVRWKKLTDEQRKPFIEEAEKLRLMHLKEYPNYKYRPRKRTPKNGSGNATNTSAPVTIAKTTTTAAAQSKFRKNMCKKFGNAMTVSSRVASALNSGTVRVLETCRTTEPTPVGLLQDNTTSSTSSSKSFVRRNGIIQVNRMSPVNPDRLKYHFTIDTAKGNSSKDAAEVRVPASVHAKVPTSPTCDSPNSPESATFYDDSPLTCSFDVVKPLKIKLLNTSLNTSATITVLADVDDDDCNEDCDNNSANANAMLLSPSSAASLMSARQMDQQLHQQHHHQQHNHLNNQSSADLLARTLMKDDHLLIKAEPSHPSPSSSSVAQSSYFSVKQEPMDCESETAALGRVGENPSLADLECLDDLIQMPSDFKMDIDCLSSDMDNGSVRQSSHLEFTCTSDMTDILSHMGVTPDWEDVRGIINDC, via the exons ATGGTGCCCAAACAAGAAACGAACCGCATCATCGACTCTCCGGATAACGAGATGGACCTGCCGATGTTTGGTTCACAACTGGTCGACGAAAACTCGACGACGCCGTACTCCGACGCCACACAG ACGAAAAAGAACAATCCAAATCACATCAAACGGCCAATGAACGCGTTCATGGTGTGGTCACAACTTGAAAGACGCAAGATATGTAATGATCAACCGGACATGCACAACGCGGAGATATCGAAGATGCTCGGTGTGAGGTGGAAAAAGCTGACCGATGAACAGCGGAAACCGTTCATTGAGGAGGCCGAGAAGCTGAGACTGATGCACCTCAAAGAGTACCCGAACTACAAGTACAGGCCACGCAAGAGGACGCCAAAGAACGGCAGTGGTAACGCGACCAACACGTCTGCTCCGGTCACGATCGCGAAGACCACCACGACGGCTGCGGCTCAGTCAAAGTTCCGGAAGAACATGTGCAAAAAGTTCGGCAACGCTATGACAGTGTCCAGCCGCGTCGCGTCTGCCCTTAACTCGGGGACGGTGCGCGTGCTGGAGACATGCAGGACCACGGAACCGACACCAGTGGGATTGCTCCAAGACAACACCACTTCATCGACATCGTCGTCAAAATCTTTCGTCCGGCGCAACGGCATCATACAGGTGAACAGGATGAGTCCGGTGAACCCGGATCGGCTCAAGTATCACTTCACGATCGATACGGCCAAGGGCAACAGTTCCAAGGATGCGGCCGAGGTGCGCGTGCCCGCTTCGGTACACGCCAAGGTGCCGACCAGCCCGACGTGCGACTCTCCTAACTCGCCGGAGAGCGCCACGTTCTACGACGACTCGCCGCTGACGTGCAGCTTCGACGTCGTCAAGCCGCTCAAAATCAAGTTGCTCAACACGTCGCTCAACACATCGGCCACGATCACGGTGCTGGCCGACGTAGACGACGATGACTGCAACGAGGACTGCGACAACAACAGCGCCAACGCCAACGCCATGTTGCTCAGTCCCAGTTCGGCCGCATCGCTCATGTCCGCCCGACAGATGGACCAGCAGCTCCACCAGCAACACCACCACCAGCAGCACAACCACCTAAACAATCAGTCGTCGGCCGATCTGCTCGCCCGGACCCTGATGAAGGACGATCACCTGCTGATCAAGGCTGAACCCTCGCACCCGTCGCCGTCTTCGTCCTCCGTCGCTCAGTCGTCGTATTTTTCCGTCAAACAGGAACCGATGGACTGCGAGTCGGAAACGGCCGCGCTGGGCCGCGTCGGCGAGAATCCATCGCTGGCCGACCTCGAGTGCCTGGATGACCTCATCCAGATGCCGTCCGACTTCAAGATGGACATCGATTGCCTGTCATCCGACATGGACAACGGCTCCGTCCGGCAGAGCTCGCACCTCGAGTTCACGTGCACGTCCGACATGACCGACATACTGTCCCACATGGGCGTCACCCCCGACTGGGAGGACGTGCGGGGCATCATCAACGACTGCTAA